A DNA window from Castanea sativa cultivar Marrone di Chiusa Pesio chromosome 7, ASM4071231v1 contains the following coding sequences:
- the LOC142642195 gene encoding D-3-phosphoglycerate dehydrogenase 1, chloroplastic-like produces MATSASQTLRTTSFLKTPSLSLSSSSSSRQSLSSAFSVALRPSRRFSKPLVVIVKASGSLDAKPTVLVAEKLGEAGLKLLKEFANVDCSYNLSPEELCTKISLCDAIIVRSGTKVSREVFESSGGRLKVVGRAGVGIDNVDLAAATEHGCLVVNAPTANTVAAAEHGIALLAAMARNVAQADASVKAGKWQRNKYVGVSLVGKTLAVMGFGKVGSEVARRAKGLGMHVISHDPYAPADRARAIGVELVSFDQAITTADFISLHMPLTPTTSKILNDDTFAKMKKGVRIVNVARGGVIDEDALVRALDAGIVAQAALDVFTKEPPPADNKLVLHENVTATPHLGASTMEAQEGVAIEIAEAVVGALRGELAATAVNAPMVPAEVLSELKPYVILAEKLGRLAVQLVAGGSGVKTVKVTYASARAPDDLDTRLLRAMITKGIIEPISSVFVNLVNADFTAKQRGLRISEERIVLDGSPESPLDFIQVQIANVESKFASAISESGEIKVEGRVKDGIPHLTRVGSFEVDVSLEGSIILCRQVDQPGMIGTVGSILGEENVNVSFMSVGRIAPRKQAVMAIGVDDQPSKQALKKIGEVSAIEEFVFLKL; encoded by the exons ATGGCCACGTCAGCATCGCAAACTCTCCGAACAACTTCGTTTCTCAAAACGCCGTCGTTGTCGTTgtcttcgtcttcgtcttcgAGACAGTCACTCAGCTCGGCTTTCTCCGTAGCTCTCCGTCCGAGCCGGCGGTTCTCGAAGCCCTTGGTGGTGATCGTTAAAGCTTCTGGCTCTTTGGACGCGAAGCCGACAGTTTTGGTGGCGGAGAAGCTCGGCGAGGCCGGCCTGAAGCTTCTCAAAGAGTTTGCTAACGTGGATTGCTCTTACAATCTCAGTCCCGAAGAGCTTTGCACCAAGATCTCGCTCTGCGACGCGATTATCGTTCGGAGCGGAACCAAGGTTAGCCGCGAGGTGTTTGAATCGTCCGGCGGGAGGCTCAAGGTCGTTGGAAGAGCCGGCGTCGGGATCGACAATGTGGATCTGGCGGCGGCCACCGAGCACGGTTGCTTGGTTGTCAACGCGCCCACGGCTAACACCGTTGCCGCCGCCGAGCACGGTATTGCTCTCTTGGCTGCCATGGCTAGGAACGTTGCTCAAGCCGATGCTTCTGTGAAAGCTG GAAAATGGCAGAGGAATAAATATGTAGGTGTTTCCCTTGTGGGGAAAACACTTGCGGTGATGGGGTTCGGAAAGGTTGGATCAGAAGTTGCCAGGCGTGCCAAGGGGCTTGGAATGCATGTGATCTCACATGATCCATATGCCCCGGCAGATCGTGCTCGTGCAATAGGTGTGGAGCTTGTGAGTTTTGATCAAGCTATAACAACTGCAGATTTCATCTCTCTGCACATGCCTCTTACACCTACTACGTCAAAGATTCTCAATGATGATACTTTTGCAAAGATGAAGAAAGGAGTTCGAATTGTCAATGTTGCTCGTGGAGGAGTAATTGATGAAGATGCACTAGTGAGGGCACTAGATGCTGGAATTGTTGCTCAG GCTGCACTTGATGTTTTCACAAAGGAGCCACCACCAGCAGACAATAAGTTGGTTCTGCACGAGAATGTTACTGCAACTCCTCATCTTGGTGCCAGTACAATGGAAGCTCAG GAAGGGGTGGCCATTGAAATAGCTGAAGCTGTTGTGGGAGCCCTTAGAGGGGAGCTTGCTGCTACTGCAGTCAATGCACCAATGGTTCCTGCAGAG GTGTTATCGGAGCTGAAGCCATATGTTATACTTGCTGAGAAGCTGGGGAGACTTGCTGTGCAATTAGTAGCAGGAGGAAGTGGTGTGAAAACCGTTAAAGTGACATATGCTTCTGCTAGAGCTCCTGATGATCTTGACACCAGGCTTCTTCGTGCCATGATCACCAAGGGTATCATTGAGCCCATATCTAGTGTGTTTGTGAATTTGGTTAATGCTGATTTTACTGCCAAGCAGAGAGGTCTGAGGATATCAGAGGAGAGAATTGTTCTAGATGGTTCACCTGAGAGCCCACTTGATTTCATCCAAGTCCAGATTGcaaatgtggaatccaaattTGCCTCTGCAATATCAGAGTCTGGGGAGATTAAGGTCGAGGGACGGGTGAAGGATGGGATTCCCCATCTGACAAGGGTAGGATCTTTCGAAGTTGATGTCAGCTTGGAAGGTAGTATTATACTCTGCAGACAGGTCGATCAGCCAGGTATGATTGGAACAGTTGGGAGCATTTTGGGTGAGGAGAATGTGAATGTCAGCTTTATGAGTGTGGGAAGGATTGCCCCTAGAAAGCAAGCTGTAATGGCAATTGGTGTTGATGACCAACCAAGCAAGCAAGCTTTGAAGAAGATTGGTGAAGTTTCAGCCATTGAAGAGTTTGTTTTTCTCAAGTTGTAG
- the LOC142642017 gene encoding sodium/proton antiporter 1-like has translation MASLSISIGTHLSSTRHFKNYSLPQTQNSVPSHHCFGSSLCRTRGSRLLGNGVLARAEDKARGSTSSSSSSSQPQPNYNSENQLEELTQISGSCDPLCSLDEISSSDFEATYQPKTDLLKALAVIAAAATGAVAINQSWVAANQDVAMALLFGVGYAGIIFEESLAFNKSGVGLLMAVSLWAVRTIGAPSTDIAVSELTNASAEISEIVFFLLGAMTIVEIIDAHQGFKLVTDNITTRKPRTLLWVIGLVTFFLSSVLDNLTSTIVMVSLLRKLVPPSEFRKLLGAVVVIAANAGGAWTPIGDVTTTMLWIHGQISTLQTMKDLFVPSAVSLAVPLALMSLTSEVNGKGQDSSNVMASEQMAPRGQLVFFVGTGALIFVPVFKALTGLPPFMGILLGLGVLWILTDAIHYGESERQKLKVPQALSRIDTQGVLFFLGILLSVSSLEAAGILRELANYLDAHISSSEVIASAIGVVSAIIDNVPLVAATMGMYDLTSFPQDSEFWQLIAYCAGTGGSMLVIGSAAGVAFMGMEKVDFFWYLRKVSGFAFAGYAAGIAAYLAIHNLPISLPTTVAQVHKL, from the exons ATGGCTTCCCTCTCAATCTCAATTGGGACCCACTTATCTTCAACCCGCCATTTCAAGAACTATTCACTTcctcaaacccaaaactcagTTCCTTCCCATCATTGCTTTGGCTCATCTCTGTGTAGAACCAGAGGTTCAAGATTGCTTGGCAATGGGGTTCTTGCTAGAGCTGAAGATAAGGCCAGAGGCTCtacgtcttcttcttcttcttcgtcacAGCCTCAACCAAACTATAACTCTGAGAACCAGCTAGAG GAGCTGACACAAATATCTGGATCATGTGATCCTTTATGTTCACTAGACGAAATAAGTTCAAGCGATTTTGAAGCCACTTACCAGCCCAAGACTGATTTGCTGAAAGCTCTTGCAGTAATTGCAGCAGCTGCAACAGGGGCAGTGGCAATTAACCAATCATGGGTTGCTGCAAATCAg GATGTTGCGATGGCATTGCTATTTGGAGTAGGATATGCAGGCATCATTTTTGAAGAATCTTTAGCTTTCAATAAAAGTGGAGTAGGATTACTGATGGCCGTGAGCTTATGGGCAGTGCGTACCATTGGG GCTCCTTCAACTGATATAGCTGTTTCAGAGCTAACGAATGCATCTGCAGAAATCAGTGAAATAGTATTTTTCTTGCTTGGTGCAATGACCATTGTGGAGATAATTGACGCTCATCAAGGTTTTAAGCTGGTTACCGACAATATAACCACCCGAAAGCCGCGGACTCTCCTCTGGGTG ATCGGTTTGGTGACTTTTTTCCTTAGTTCGGTCCTTGATAACCTGACATCTACCATTGTCATGGTTTCTTTATTGAGGAAACTAGTACCTCCATCAGAATTTCGCAA GCTTCTGGGAGCTGTTGTTGTGATAGCAGCAAATGCAGGTGGTGCATGGACTCCCATAGGTGATGTTACCACTACTATGCTGTGGATACATGGTCAGATATCAACTTTGCAGACAATGAAG GACTTATTTGTACCCTCAGCTGTTTCTCTAGCTGTCCCACTGGCTCTTATGTCCCTGACTAG TGAAGTTAATGGAAAGGGACAGGATTCTTCCAATGTTATGGCATCTGAACAGATGGCTCCCCGAGGACAGCTTGTTTTTTTTGTAGGTACTGGAGCTTTGATTTTTGTTCCAGTGTTCAAGGCCCTAACCGGTTTGCCTCCTTTTATGGGTATCCTGCTTGGACTTGGAGTTCTTTGGATTCTAACTGATGCTATCCACTATGGTGAATCTGAAAGGCAGAAGTTAAAAGTACCACAAGCTTTATCACGGATTGACACTCAAGGAGTTCTTTTCTTCCTTGGAATACTTTTGTCCGTTAGCAG cCTTGAGGCTGCGGGGATTCTTCGGGAATTGGCAAATTACCTTGACGCTCACATTTCTAGTAGTGAAGTGATTGCCAGTGCAATTGGAGTCGTATCAGCAATTATAGATAATGTTCCACTGGTTGCAGCAACGATGGGGATGTATGACCTCACATCCTTCCCCCAGGATTCTGAGTTTTGGCAGTTGATTGCATATTGTGCTGGCACTGGTGGATCCATGTTAGTTATTGGCTCGGCAGCTGGAGTAGCATTCATGGGAATGGAAAAGGTGGACTTCTTTTGGTACTTACGGAAG GTGAGTGGTTTTGCTTTTGCTGGTTATGCTGCTGGTATTGCCGCCTATCTAGCAATACATAACCTCCCCATCTCCCTACCTACAACTGTAGCTCAGGTTCATAAATTATAG